The proteins below are encoded in one region of Mya arenaria isolate MELC-2E11 chromosome 15, ASM2691426v1:
- the LOC128219054 gene encoding sex peptide receptor-like, with protein sequence MDTTESVSISARPVSSFSNEKNHTETFTVTTEGSQMSSTEYHYYDEEYYGYYPDEYYSYSDIYYTTDSYHVELFEFEEVTLGYVQPILVLCTILANIFVVTYFLTRVRRGRASTLLFVSIAISDTLTGVAFLPNSFSVYLSGEHYLSKFECDTFMILKMYFARVFHTVSIWQTVCLGVQRYICVCHPFISGRICTFWKTFVGVVVMYALAFLMHIYQLIDEKAKNEQCKWETDKPCKDACLYMWICITFMHFLPGIVLLTLTIITILALRKAQRRASTFMSHTKNKTRKSKEKIITLTALLIIVCFLIPEIPHGAYKLYMMLSIYNKSIPTPIAKLNHIMMSVYEILLVVSFHANFWIYCVMMHEFRQALVGVITLHTFKRGIARLRSYSASSIRQSDSFRSIASRSSSISNRNRVLSRTTSVQSTTSDNIHAVYPKLMLNSSPTKIARPPDFSTRPYKINDNDEHDDDVFV encoded by the coding sequence ATGGATACTACTGAATCCGTTTCAATAAGTGCTAGGCCTGTGTCGTCCTTTTcgaatgaaaaaaatcatacagaAACGTTTACAGTTACAACTGAAGGTTCTCAGATGTCCTCAACAGAGTACCATTATTACGACGAAGAGTACTATGGATATTACCCGGACGAATATTACAGCTACTCGGACATATATTATACCACTGATAGCTACCATGTTGAGTTATTCGAATTTGAAGAAGTGACACTCGGATATGTTCAACCGATCTTAGTTCTGTGCACCATCCTTGCAAACATTTTTGTAGTTACCTATTTCCTGACAAGGGTCCGGCGAGGAAGGGCTTCAACTCTGCTGTTCGTGAGCATAGCTATATCTGATACGCTGACAGGAGTGGCATTTTTACCTAACTCGTTCAGTGTATATTTGTCTGGCGAACACTACCTTTCAAAGTTTGAGTGTGATACGTTTATGATTCTGAAAATGTACTTCGCCCGAGTGTTCCACACAGTTTCAATCTGGCAGACGGTTTGTCTTGGCGTTCAGAGGTACATTTGTGTGTGTCATCCCTTCATATCCGGACGGATATGTACCTTCTGGAAAACGTTCGTCGGCGTTGTGGTCATGTACGCCCTAGCATTTCTTATGCATATATACCAGCTGATCGACGAAAAGGCGAAAAATGAACAATGTAAATGGGAGACTGACAAACCATGCAAGGATGCTTGTCTGTACATGTGGATATGTATTACCTTCATGCACTTCCTTCCTGGCATTGTGCTGCTAACGTTGACGATCATTACAATCCTTGCACTGAGGAAAGCTCAGAGGCGGGCCTCTACATTTATgtcacacacaaaaaacaaaaccagGAAATCGAAAGAGAAGATAATTACATTAACGGCGCTCCtaattatcgtctgcttctTAATACCAGAAATACCACACGGTGCATACAAACTGTACATGATGCTGTCGATCTATAACAAAAGTATCCCAACACCAATTGCGAAACTTAACCACATTATGATGTCCGTGTATGAAATCCTTCTCGTAGTCAGCTTCCATGCCAACTTCTGGATCTATTGCGTTATGATGCACGAGTTCCGACAGGCGCTTGTTGGAGTTATCACTCTCCATACATTTAAGCGTGGCATTGCAAGGCTACGCTCATACTCCGCTTCGTCAATACGCCAGAGCGACAGTTTTAGGTCCATTGCTTCGAGGTCGAGTTCAATTTCTAACCGGAACAGGGTACTCAGTAGGACGACCAGCGTTCAATCAACAACGTCAGATAATATTCACGCTGTGTATCCGAAATTGATGCTTAACTCCTCACCGACAAAAATTGCTCGACCGCCTGATTTTTCAACACGACCGTATAagattaatgataatgatgaacATGATGATGACGTTTTTGTATGA